gctgtgggctgtgtgtgggtgcagtggggtgcagtggggtgcagtggggtgcagtggggtgctgtgggctgtgtgtgggtgcagtggggtgcagtgggtgctgtgcaggGGTGTCAGGGTGCCGCTGGCGCTGCAGGACGGGCGGCAgcggctgcaggaggaggcggAGCTGGCGGCGCGCCGcgggctgtgtgtgggtgctgtgggctgtgtgtgggtgcagtggggtgcagtggggtgcagtggggtgcagtgggtgctgtgcaggGGTGTCAGGGTGCCCCTGGCGCTGCAGGACGGGCGGCAgcggctgcaggaggaggcggAGCTGGCGGCGCGCCGcgggctgtgtgtgggtgtgtgtgggctgtgtgtgggtgcagtgGGGTGCAGTGGGGTGCAGTGGGGTGCAGTGGGTGCAGTGCAGTGTCAGGGTGTCGCTGCAGGACGGGCCGGGgcggctgcaggaggaggcggAGCTGGCGGCGCGCCGCGGGCTGTGCTTCGGGGCCAAGCTGGTGCGCGGCGCGTACCTGGAGCGGGAGCGGCTGCGGGCGGAGCAGAGCGGAGCCCCCGACCCGCTGCAGCCCGACCGGGCCGCCACCGACCGCAGGTCCGAGCCCCGCCCGCCGCCAAAGCCCCGCCCACCGCCGCAAGCCCCGCCCACTGGTCGTTATAAGCGGTCGTTGGCCTTCAGCCCCGCCCACTTACATTTAGCCCCGCCCACCGGTCGTTATAGCCGGTCGATGTCCTTCAGCCCCGCCCACTTGCATTTCGCCCCGCCCACCGCCGCAAGCCCCGCCCACTGTCACAAGCCACGCCCACATCCATTAGCCCCGCCCACTGGTCGTTATGACCGGTCGTTGACCTTCACCCTCGACCATTTACATTTAGCCCCGCCCACCGCCACAAGCCACGCCCACTTCCACGTTTAGCCCCGCCCACTATCCATTACCCACGCCCACTGGTCGTTATAACCGGTCTATGTCTTCCAGCCCCGCCCACTTACATTTAGCCCCGCCCACTGGCCATTAGACACGTTCGTTGTCCTTTAGCCCCGCCCACCGCCGCAAGCCCCGCCCACTGTCCCCTAGCCCCGCCCACCGGTCGTTATAGCCGGTCGTTGTCCTTTAGCCCCGCCCATTTACACTTAGCCCCGCCCACGGTCACAAGCCACGCCCACTGATCGCAAGCCACGCCCACTTCCACGTTTAGCCCCGCCCACTATCCATTACCCACGCCCACTGGTCGTTATAACTGGTCGTTGTCCTTCAGCCCCGCCCATTTACATTTAGCCCCGCCCACTTCCATTAGCCCCACCCACTGGTCGTTATAACCGGTCGTTGGCCTTTAGCCCCGCCCATTTACATTTAGCCCCGCCCACTATCCGTTACACACGGTCGTTGTTCTTTAGCCCCCGCCCACGGTCACAAGCCCCGCCCACTGTCCAttagcccccccccccccccccaccggTCACTATACCCGACCGTTGTCCTTCAGCCCCGCCCATTTGCATATAGCCACGCCCACTGGTCACAAGCCCCGCCCACTGGTCATTATAGCCGGCCTATGACCTCCAGCCCCGCCCACTTATATTTAGCCCCGCCCACTGTCCATTAGACACGTTCGTTGTCCTTTAGCCCCGCCCACCGCCCCTTAGCTCCGCCCACCGCCCTTTAGCTCCGCCCACCGCCCTTTAGCTCCGCCCACTCCCATTTAGCTCCGCCCACCGCCCTTTAGCTCCGCCCACTCCCATTTAGCTCCGCCCACTCCCATTTAGCTCCGCCCACTCCCATTTAGCTCCGCCCACTCCCATTTAGCTCCGCCCACTCCCATTTAGCTCCGCCCACTCCCATTTAGCTCCGCCCACCGCCCTTTAGCTCCGCCCACTCCCATTTAGCTCCGCCCACTCCCATTTAGCTCCGCCCACTCCCATTTAGCTCCGCCCACCGCCCTTTAGCTCCGCCCACTCCCATTTAGCTCCGCCCACTCCCATTTAGCTCCGCCCACCGCCCCTTAGCTCCGCCCGCTCCCATTTAGCTCCGCCCACCGCCCTTTAGCCCCGCCCGCTCCCATTtagccccgcccgccgcccttTAGCTCCGCCCACTCCCATTTAGCTCCGCCCACCGCCCCTTAGCTCCGCCCGCTCCCATTTAGCTCCGCCCACCGCCCTTTAGCTCCGCCCACTCCCATTTAGCTCCGCCCACTCCCATTTAGCTCCGCCCACCGCCCTTTAGCTCCGCCCACTCCCATTTAGCCCCGCCCACCGCCCTTTGGCCCCGCCCACTTCCATTAGCAGCTCCCACTACCCAATTAAGCTCTTCCCCTAATTAAGCCCCTCCTCCTCATTAAGCCCCTCCCCAATTAAGCCCCTCCCCTACTCTAAACACCCCCCAAACTGGGTCAAAACCAGTTCAACTGAGCCCAagccccctcccacccaccccctCCTCTAATTAACCTCCCACCTATCTCCTCCCCCAATTAAGCTCCTCCCCAATCAAACCCCTCCACTAATTAAACCCCAAGCCAAGCCCCTCCCCTCTTTAAGCCCCTCCCCCTAATCAAACCCCCCCAATTAAGCCCCTCCCCTACTCTGCCCCCCCCAAACTGGGTCAAAACCAGTTCAACTGAGCCCAagccccctcccacccaccccctccccaattAAGCCCCTCCCCAATCAAACCCCTCCCCTAATTAAGCCCCAAGCCAAGCCCCTCCCCTCATTAAGCCCCTCCCTGGGGGtctccccgtgtcccccccaaTCCCCCCCAGCTACCACCAGTGCCTGGACACGGTCCTGCCGCTGGTCGCCCGCCGCCCGCAGCGCTTCCGCCTCATGGTGGCCACCCACAACGAGGCCTCGGTGCTCTACGCCGCCAGGAGGTGTGTGGGgcccccccttttccctctgggacccccccaaaacctcagggacccccccccaaaaacctCTGTGCCGGGGTAGGATGGAGGAGCTGGGCATcgagcgcggcggcggcgccgtGAGCTtcgggcagctgctggggatgtGCGACCACGTCTCGCTGGCCCTGGGTAAGGGGGGGGGTCCCctggatttgggggggttggggagggggctggaggggatttggggggggtttggaggagttgggggggtcttggaggggatttggggggatttggggggggttggaggggatttgggggggattggaggggttgggggggtCTTGAAGGGGATTTGGGGGAATTTGGGGGCGTTGGAGGAGTTGGGGGGGTCTtgaaggggatttgggggggttcaGGGGTGCTCTCAGGGTATTTTGGGGTGCTGTTTGGGTAtttggggtgctgggtgggtattttggggtgctgggtgggtatttggggtgctgtgtgggtattttggggtgctgggtgggtatttggggtgctgggtgggTGTCTGGGGTGCTGGGTGGGTATTTTGGGGTGCTCTCAGGgtattttggggtgctgggtgggTGTCTGGGGTGCTGGGTGGGTATTTTGGGGTGCTCTCAGGGTATTTTGGGGTGCTCTCAGGGTATTTTGGGGTGCAGTGTGGGTAtttggggtgctgggtgggTATTTTGGGGTGCAGTGTGGGTGTCTGGGGTGCTGGGTGGgtattttggggtgctgggtgggTATTTGGGGTGCTGTGTGGGTATTTGGGGTGCAGTGTGGATGTTTGGGGTGCTctcagggtgttttggggtgctgggtgggtgttttggggtgctgagCGTGCCACCGTGGCCAGGCTCAGCCGGTTACACCGTGTACAAGTCGGTGCcctggggtgctgtgtgggtattttggggtgctgtgtgggtattttggggtgctgtgtgggtgtctggggtgctgggtgggtattttggggtgctgggtgggTATTTTGGGGTGCAGTGTGGGTGTCTGGGGTGCTGGGTGGGTATTTTGGGGTGCTCTCAGGgtattttggggtgctgggtgggtatttggggtgctgggtgggtattttggggtgctgtgtgggtgTTTGGGGTGCAGTGTGGGTGTCTGGGGTGCTGGGTGGGTATTTTGGGGTGCTCTCAGGgtattttggggtgctgggtgggtgtctggggtgctgtgtgggtattttggggtgctgtgtgggtattttggggtgctgggtgggtatttggggtgctgggtgggtattttggggtgctgtgtgggtgTTTGGGGTGCTGAGCGTGCCACCGTGGCCAGGCTCGGCCGGTTACGCCGTGTACAAGTCGGTGCCCTGGGGTGCTCTGTGGCTATTTTGGGGTGCAGTGTGGGTATTTTGGGGTGCTCTCAGGGGGCTCTGGGGTGCTCTCAGGGTTTTTtggggtgctgtgtgggtgTTTGGGGTGCTGAGCGTGCCACCGTGGCCAGGCTCGGCCGGCTACGCCGTGTACAAGTCGGTGCCCTGGGGTGCAGTGTGGATGTTTGGGGTGCTCTCAGGgtattttggggtgctgagcGTGCCACCGTGGCCAGGCTCAGCCGGCTACGCCGTGTACAAGTCGGTGCCCTGGGGCCCGGCCGGGGCGGTGCTGCCGTACCTGGCGCGGCGCGCGCGGGAGAACCGGCGGCTGCTGCGGGACGGAGCCCGGGAGAGGCGGCTGCTGGCCGGGGAGCTGCGGCGCCGCCTCACGCCCTGGGCCTGAGCACAGCCCGGGCAGCCTCGACGCGGCCTGGGAGACCCAAAACCACACTGAGAGAGCCAAAAACTGCCCTGAGAGACCCAAAAACCACCCTGGGGGAGCCTAAAACCACCCTGAGAGACCCAAAAACCACACTGAGAGAGCCCAAAACCACCCTGGGGGAGCCTAAAACCACCCTGAGAGACCCAAAAACTGCCCTGAGAGACCCAAAAACTGCCCCTTAGAGACCCAAAACCACACTGAGGGGCCCCAAACTGCCCTCAGGGAGCCTAAAACCACACTGAGAGACCCAAAACCACCCTGAGAGACCCCAAAACCGCCCTGAGAGACCCAAAAACCGCCCTGAGAGACCCAAAACCGCCCTGAGAGACCCAAAACCACCCTGGGGGAGCCCAAAACCACACTGAGAGACCCAAAAACCACACTGAGAGACCCAAAACCACCCTGAGAGACCCAAAACCACCCTGAGAGACCCAAAACTGCCCTGAGAGACCCAAAAACCACACTGAGAGACCCAAAAACCACCCTGAGAGACCCAAAACCACCCTGAGAGACCCAAAAACCACCCTGAGAGACCCAAAAACCACCCTGAGAGACCCCAAAACTGCCCTGAGAGACCCCAAAACCACACTGAGAGACCCCAAAACCACACTGAGAGACCCCAAAACCGCCCTGGGGGAGCCTAAAACTGCCCTGAGAGACCCAAAACTGCCCTGAGAGACCCCAAAACCACACTGAGAGACCCAAAACCGCCCTGAGAGACCCAAAACCACACTGAGAGAGCCCAAAACCGCCCTGGGGGAGCCTGAAACCACCCTGAGAGACCCAAAAACTGCCCTGAGAGACCCAAAACCACACTGAGAGACCCAAAACCACCCTGAGAGACCCAAAAACTGCCCTGAGAGACCCAAAAACCACCCTGGGGGAGCCTGAAACCACCCTGGGGGAGCCTAAACCACACTGAGAGAGCCCAAAACCACCCTGGGGGAGCCTAAAACTGCCCTGAgagaccccaaaaccaccctgAGAGACCCAAAACCACACTGAGGGGCCCTAAAACCACCCTGAGAGACCCAAAAACTGCCCTGAGAGACCCAAAAACTGCCCTGAGAGACCCAAAAACCACACTGAGGGGCCCCAAACTGCCCTCAGGGAGCCTAAAACCACACTGAGAGACCCAAAACCACCCTGAGAGACCCCAAAATCGCCCTGAGAGACCCAAAAACCACCCTGAGAGACCCAAAACCGCCCTGAGAGACCCAAAACCACCCTGGGGGAGCCCAAAACCACACTGAGAGACCCAAAAACCACACTGAGAGAGCCCAAAACCACACTGGGGGAGCCTGAAACCGCCCTGAGAGACCCAAAAACTGCCCTGAGAGACCCAAAAACCACACTGAGAGACCCAAAAACTGCCCTGAGAGACCCAAAACCACCCTGAGAGACCCAAAAACCACACTGAGAGACCCAAAAACCACCCTGAGAGACCCAAAACCGCCCTGAGAGACCCAAAACCGCCCTGAGAGAGCCAAAAACCACCCTGAgagaccccaaaaccaccctgGGGGAGCCCAAAACCGCACTGGGGGAGCCTGAAACCACCCTGAGAGACCCAAAACCACCCTGAGAGACCCAAAAACCACACTGAGAGACCCAAAACCACCCTGAGAGACCCAAAAACCACACTGAGAGACCCAAAACCGCCCTGAGAGACCCCAAACTGCCCTGAGGGAGCCTAAAATTGCCCTGAGGGACCCCAAcccccctcagaccccccaaacccccccctgAGGGCCCTAAAACTCCCCtcagaccccccaaaccccccctcaGCGCCTCCCCCTCGGGACCCCTCCCCCCTTTTACaacccctctcccctccccggcCCCAGCCGTCCCCCGCAGCCCCTCGCCCACCCCAATAAAGCCGCCGCGCTCACCCCGAGTCTCTGCTCCGACGCCGCTTTCCCACCGCGACCCCCCCACAAAGATGGCGGCGGCGTCTCCTTCCCCTCAGGCGCCGCTTGGCGGGAAACGGCGGCACACGCGGCTTTGGCGCCTCCAGCGTCGCGTCCAATCAGCGGGCGGCGTGTCGTCGCTCTCCACCAATCAGCGGGCGGCGTGCCGTGCCTCTGCACCAATCAGCGGGCGGCTCCCGCCTCTCGTCCAATCAGCTGGAGCCTCCccatcccttcccttcccaccaaTCAGCGGGTGCCTCCCGCCTCTCGTCCAATCAGAGGGCGGCTTGCCTTCTCTCTCCACCAATCAGCCAACGCCTCCCTCCTCTTGTCCAATCAGCTGGAGTCTTCCCGTCCCTTCCCTCTCCACCAATCAGCTGCGCCTCCCTCTTCTCCACCAATCAGCTGCGCCTCCCACCTCTCGTCCAATCAGTGGGagtctccccttccctctccaccAATCAGCGGAAGCCTCCCTCCTCTCGTCCAATCAGAGGGCGCCTCCCCGTCCCTTCCCTCTCCACCAACCAGCTGGACCTTCCCGCCTCTTGTCCAATCAGTGGGAGCCTCCCCTtgccttcccttcttcccaccAATCAGAGGGCACCTCCCTCCTCTCGTCCAATCAGCAGGTGCCGCCCCTTCCCTCTCCACCAATCAGAGGGcgccttcccttcccttcccttcccttcccttcccttcccttcccttcccttcccttcccttcccttcccttcccttcccttcccttcccttcccttcccttcccttccctctccaccAATCAGCAGCCTCCACCCCCTTCTCCACCAATCACtgacctcctcctccctctccaccAATCAccatcctctcccctctccaccAATCACCAGCCGCCTCCCCTTTCTCCACCAATCACCGacctcctctctctccaccAATCACCAGCTTCCCGTCCCCTCTCCACCAATCACCGacctcctctctctccaccAATCACCAGCTTCCCGTCCCCTCTCCACCAATCAGCagcctcccttcccctctccaccAATCACCGACCGCCTCCTCCCTCTCCACCAATCAGCAGCCTCCACCCCCTTCTCCACCAATCACCGACCGCCTCCTCCCTCTCCACCAATCAGCAGCCGTctccccgcgccgccccggtgccggccccgccccgcgcatGCGCGCTGCCGCTCCATTGACACCGAGCCCGCGCGTCTGGGCGTGgcttcctcccctctccccatcaCGTGACGCGCGGCGGCCAATGGCGGCGTCGCTCGAGGAGGAAGAAGGCGGAAGCTGAGGGGGGGCGGCCGCCATCTTTGCTCGCGCGCCGTCGCTgggcggggggaggggcggcgcgcgggtgggggaggggccgggggggtgtttttggggggggggggccggggggggtcggttttggggggtgggggcagCTCCTGGCGCGCGCTcgcacacacacccccccctcccccctcccccccccccccccacgaCAGCGGCTGTCGCGATAGTGGCGCCATCGCGATGGACCCCGCGAACTGGAGCAGCTTCATCTTCCAGGTGACGGCGCGgggagggactggggggggACTGGGGTGATactggggggactggggggcgtacTGGGGTCGGTGGGGGTCGtactggggctgctggtggccatACTGGTGTGACTGGGGGGCGTACTGGGGATactggggggactggggggcgtacTGGGGTGGGTGGTGGTCATACTGGGGATGCTGGTGGCCGTACTGGTGTGACTGGGGGCCGTACTGGGGATAATGGGGGGCGTACTGGGGATGCTGGTGGTGATACTGGGGATACTGGGGGGACTGGGGGACGTACTGGGGATGCTGGTGATCGTACTGGGGTGACTGGGGTGATACTGGGGATGCTGGTGGTCATACTGGGGATACTGGGGTGATACTGGGGATGCTGGTGGTCATACTGGGGATACTGGTGGTCGTACTGGGGTGACTGGGGGACGTACTGGGGATGCTGGTGGTCGTACTGGGGCTGGTGGTGGTCATACTGGTGTGACTGGGGGACGTACTGGGGATACTGGGGTCACTGGGGGACATACTGGGGTGACTGGGGAATGTACTGGGGTCACTGGGGGACATACTGGGGTGACTGGGGGACATACTGGGGATGCTGGTGGCCATACTGGGGATACTGGGGTGACTGGGGGACGTACTGGGGTGACTGGGGGACATACTGGGGTTACTGGTGGTCATACTGGGGATACTGGGGGTGACTGGTGGCCGTACTGAGGATAATGGGGGGCATAC
The Colius striatus isolate bColStr4 unplaced genomic scaffold, bColStr4.1.hap1 scaffold_206, whole genome shotgun sequence DNA segment above includes these coding regions:
- the PRODH2 gene encoding hydroxyproline dehydrogenase codes for the protein MLALPCEDQAEEGEDKDGELWFDGNCAAALETVELAAAGEEEEGAGGGSQPLMQLKVTALMSARLCESVSRRLREGGSELTAARLEALMGGEAASFPFLSPAQNRHLTLSLQRLDRVASSAVARGVGVLVDAEGTEVNPALSLATAALAGRHNRHGAWVWNTYQAYLRDGPGRLQEEAELAARRGLCFGAKLVRGAYLERERLRAEQSGAPDPLQPDRAATDRSYHQCLDTVLPLVARRPQRFRLMVATHNEASVLYAARRMEELGIERGGGAVSFGQLLGMCDHVSLALGSAGYAVYKSVPWGPAGAVLPYLARRARENRRLLRDGARERRLLAGELRRRLTPWA